The following are from one region of the Paenibacillus bovis genome:
- the rbfA gene encoding 30S ribosome-binding factor RbfA, giving the protein MAKIRTGRVGEQIKKELSLLIQNELKDPRIGFVTITGVDVTNDLSQAEVYLSVLGDDEQKQGSLKGIEKASGFLRSEIGKRIRLRHTPELIFKFDESIAYGNRIDQLINQIHRDEDSSKE; this is encoded by the coding sequence ATGGCTAAGATTAGAACAGGACGTGTAGGCGAGCAGATCAAAAAAGAGCTGAGCCTGCTGATCCAAAATGAACTCAAAGATCCGCGTATCGGTTTTGTGACCATTACCGGTGTAGATGTTACCAATGATCTCTCCCAGGCTGAGGTATACCTCAGCGTACTGGGTGATGATGAACAAAAACAAGGTTCTCTGAAAGGAATCGAAAAAGCATCCGGGTTCCTGCGCTCCGAAATCGGCAAGCGCATTCGGTTGCGTCATACACCGGAACTGATTTTCAAGTTTGATGAGTCCATTGCCTATGGCAACCGGATTGACCAGCTGATCAATCAGATCCATCGTGATGAAGATTCTTCCAAAGAGTAA
- a CDS encoding DHH family phosphoesterase: MQTYEQALLDAKAFVEKHDDFLVVSHVQPDGDAVSSTVAVGWLLSCLGKKFTLVNEGPIPKRMNYLTLSDQIINQLSDGGQREYQNIICVDCADFKRVGMVKEWMAESANILNIDHHPTNDGFGTVNVIKADAAATAEVLYDWINCFDIEWTTAAAEAIYTGLLTDTGGFRYSSTSPKVMEISSRLLELGVNGPELAETLLEEVTLAQVKVLALALSTLELTADGKIAYVHVTPEHMVISGAENEDLEGIVNFTRNIQGVEVGIFFKVINDNAVKASMRSAGKVDVAAIAQHFDGGGHIKAAGCRLEGSLGEVIEKVVQRVKEFL, translated from the coding sequence ATGCAGACCTATGAACAAGCGCTTCTGGATGCGAAAGCATTCGTTGAGAAGCACGATGATTTTCTGGTGGTTTCGCATGTTCAGCCGGACGGAGACGCAGTCAGTTCCACTGTAGCAGTGGGCTGGCTTCTGTCTTGTCTGGGCAAAAAATTCACACTGGTTAACGAAGGTCCGATTCCGAAACGTATGAATTATCTTACATTGTCGGATCAGATCATCAATCAGCTGTCTGATGGCGGACAACGTGAATATCAGAACATAATTTGCGTCGACTGTGCAGACTTTAAGCGGGTAGGCATGGTTAAGGAATGGATGGCAGAATCTGCTAATATTCTGAACATAGATCATCATCCGACTAATGACGGATTTGGTACAGTCAATGTAATCAAAGCGGATGCTGCAGCTACAGCCGAAGTACTCTACGACTGGATTAACTGCTTTGATATAGAATGGACGACTGCAGCAGCAGAAGCTATCTATACAGGATTGCTGACCGATACAGGCGGATTCCGCTATTCCAGTACCTCTCCCAAAGTCATGGAGATCTCTTCCCGATTGCTGGAACTGGGAGTTAATGGTCCGGAACTGGCAGAGACGCTGCTAGAAGAAGTCACGTTGGCCCAGGTCAAAGTACTGGCACTAGCTTTATCTACCCTGGAGCTAACTGCTGACGGCAAAATTGCCTATGTGCATGTGACGCCGGAGCATATGGTTATTTCAGGAGCAGAAAACGAAGATCTGGAAGGTATCGTCAACTTCACCCGTAATATACAGGGCGTAGAGGTCGGGATCTTTTTCAAAGTGATCAACGATAATGCAGTAAAAGCAAGTATGCGTTCTGCCGGCAAAGTGGATGTGGCAGCAATAGCCCAGCATTTTGATGGTGGTGGACATATCAAGGCAGCAGGCTGCAGACTTGAAGGCAGTCTTGGTGAAGTTATAGAAAAAGTAGTGCAGCGGGTGAAGGAGTTCTTATGA
- the truB gene encoding tRNA pseudouridine(55) synthase TruB yields MNQFDGVLAVHKPAGFTSHDVVAKVRRLVSMKRIGHTGTLDPAVTGVLPLCLGRSTRIVEYLQEMPKEYEATLRFGIATDTEDLTGEITEQVDEVQLTEQQVHEALQSMIGTISQVPPMYSAVKVDGKRLYELAREGKTVERKAREVTIYSLEMTGWKPGAHPEVSFRVLCSKGTYIRTLCVDVGRALHVPSTMVQLVRTQSAGIQLDQCLTFEQIEELVQSGELEQHLIPADQAMSGLPSFAVDHGVYKSTLQGKKIDKQYIHPVEDSSVSGTSLSEELQQNHMGLFKLYGPEQIFIGIFREDEQTGQIVPVKVFLPA; encoded by the coding sequence ATGAATCAGTTTGACGGAGTACTGGCGGTACACAAACCGGCAGGGTTTACTTCCCATGATGTAGTTGCCAAAGTCCGCCGGCTGGTGAGCATGAAGCGTATCGGTCATACCGGTACACTCGATCCGGCTGTTACCGGCGTACTTCCGCTATGTCTGGGACGTTCTACACGTATAGTGGAATATTTGCAGGAAATGCCCAAGGAGTATGAAGCAACTTTGCGCTTTGGTATTGCTACCGATACCGAGGATCTCACCGGTGAGATTACCGAACAGGTAGATGAAGTGCAATTGACGGAGCAGCAAGTACATGAAGCGCTACAGAGTATGATCGGTACCATTTCCCAGGTGCCGCCGATGTATTCGGCTGTCAAAGTAGACGGCAAGCGTCTGTATGAGCTGGCACGCGAAGGCAAAACCGTGGAACGCAAAGCACGTGAAGTAACGATTTACAGTCTGGAAATGACAGGCTGGAAGCCAGGCGCTCATCCGGAGGTATCTTTCCGCGTACTTTGTTCCAAAGGAACGTATATCCGCACACTCTGTGTGGATGTGGGACGTGCACTTCATGTTCCTTCGACAATGGTACAGCTGGTACGTACGCAGTCGGCAGGCATCCAATTGGATCAATGTCTGACCTTTGAGCAAATCGAGGAACTGGTGCAGAGCGGCGAGTTGGAGCAGCACCTGATTCCAGCCGATCAGGCGATGTCCGGGCTGCCTTCTTTTGCAGTCGATCATGGAGTATACAAATCAACGCTGCAGGGCAAAAAAATCGATAAGCAGTATATTCATCCTGTAGAGGATTCTTCGGTATCCGGAACTTCTCTATCTGAAGAGCTGCAGCAAAATCATATGGGCTTGTTCAAGCTGTATGGTCCAGAGCAGATTTTTATCGGGATTTTCCGTGAAGATGAGCAAACAGGACAAATTGTTCCAGTGAAGGTATTTTTGCCTGCCTAG